A genome region from Choloepus didactylus isolate mChoDid1 chromosome 14, mChoDid1.pri, whole genome shotgun sequence includes the following:
- the SBSPON gene encoding somatomedin-B and thrombospondin type-1 domain-containing protein, translated as MKTLWMALCALARLWPGALAGCAEAGRCCPGRDPACFARGWRLDRVYGTCFCDQACSLTGDCCFDYARACPARPCLVGEWGPWSGCADQCKPTARMRRRSVLQEPQNGGAACPPLEERAGCLDYATPRGQDCGHSFVPAFITTSAFNKERTRQAASPQWSTDVEDAGYCMEFKTESLTHHCSLENRPLTRWMQYLREGYTVCVDCQPPAMNSVSLRCSGDGLDSDGNQTLHWQAIGNPRCQGTWKRVRRVDQCSCPAVHSFIFI; from the exons ATGAAGACCCTGTGGATGGCGCTGTGCGCGCTGGCGCGGCTGTGGCCCGGGGCCCTGGCGGGCTGTGCCGAGGCGGGGCGCTGCTGCCCGGGCAGGGACCCGGCCTGCTTCGCCCGCGGCTGGAGGCTGGACAGGGTCTACGGGACGTGCTTCTGCGACCAAGCCTGCAGCCTCACCGGGGACTGCTGCTTCGACTACGCCAGGGCGTGCCCAG CTCGCCCGTGCCTCGTGGGAGAATGGGGCCCCTGGAGTGGCTGTGCGGACCAGTGCAAGCCCACAGCCCGCATGCGCAGGCGCTCGGTGCTGCAGGAGCCGCAGAACGGGGGCGCGGCGTGCCCGCCCCTGGAGGAGAGAGCCGGCTGCCTGGACTACGCCACGCCCCGGGGCCAGGACTGCGGCCACTCCTTTG TCCCTGCCTTTATAACTACCTCTGCATTCAACAAGGAGAGAACAAGACAAGCCGCATCTCCACAGTGGTCTACAGACGTAGAGGATGCTGG ATACTGTATGGAGTTCAAGACTGAGTCATTGACTCATCACTGTTCTTTGGAAAATCGACCATTGACTCGATGGATGCAGTATCTCCGAGAGGGATACACAGTGTGTGTAGATTGTCAACCTCCAGCTATGAATTCTGTGAGCCTTCGTTGTTCTGGAGATGGCCTGGACTCTGATGG AAATCAGACTCTCCATTGGCAAGCAATTGGCAATCCTCGATGTCAAGGAACTTGGAAAAGAGTTCGACGAGTAGATCAGTGTTCCTGTCCAGCTGtgcacagttttatttttatatag